In the genome of Nycticebus coucang isolate mNycCou1 chromosome 12, mNycCou1.pri, whole genome shotgun sequence, one region contains:
- the VGF gene encoding neurosecretory protein VGF, with product MKSLRLLASTLFCFLLLIKGLGAAPPGRPEAQPPPLSSEHKEPVAGDPVPGQKDGSALEVRAARNSEPQDEGELFQGVDPRALATVLLQALDRPASPPARGDSQQEPAEEAAEALLTETVRSQTHSLPAPETQEPAAPPRPQTQENGSEAGDPSDDLEALASLLQELRDFSPSSAKRQQETAAAETETRTHTLTRVNLESPGPERVWRASWGEFQARVPERAPLRPPAPSQFQARMPESGPIPETHQFGDGVTPSKTHVGEALAPLSKAYQGLGAPFLKVRQPESSLLGGSEAGERLLQQGLAQVEAGRRQAEATRQAAAQEERLADLASDLLLQYLLQGGARQRGLGGRGLQEAAEERENQREEEEAEQERRGGEERVGEEDEEAAEAEAEAEEAERARQNALLFAEEEDGEAGAEDKRSQEETPGHRRKEAEGAEEGGEEDDDDEEMDPQTIDSLIELSTKLHLPADDVVSIIEEVEEKRKRKKNAPPEPVPAPRAAPAPTHVRSPQPPPPVPAPARDELPDWNEVLPPWDREEDEVFSPGPYHPFPNYIRPRTLQQPAASRHRHYHHALPPSRHYPGREAQARRAQEEAEAEERRLQEQEEMENYIEHVLLRRP from the coding sequence ATGAAATCCCTCAGGTTGCTGGCTTCCACCCTCTTCTGCTTCCTTCTACTGATCAAGGGGTTAGGAGCAGCGCCCCCGGGTCGCCCTGAGGCGCAGCCTCCTCCCCTCAGCTCTGAGCATAAAGAGCCAGTAGCTGGGGACCCAGTGCCAGGGCAAAAGGATGGCAGCGCCCTAGAGGTCCGAGCTGCTCGAAATTCCGAGCCGCAGGACGAGGGAGAGCTTTTCCAGGGGGTGGATCCCCGGGCGCTGGCCACGGTGTTGCTGCAGGCACTGGACCGCCCAGCCTCTCCCCCTGCACGGGGAGACTCCCAGCAAGAGCCAGCGGAAGAAGCGGCTGAAGCTCTGCTGACCGAGACCGTGCGTAGCCAGACCCACAGCCTCCCAGCGCCAGAGACCCAGGAACCTGCGGCTCCGCCTCGCCCTCAGACTCAGGAGAATGGGTCCGAGGCGGGAGACCCCTCCGATGACCTCGAGGCGCTAGCGTCCCTGCTCCAGGAACTGCGAGATTTCAGTCCAAGTAGCGCTAAGCGCCAGCAAGAGACGGCGGCAGCAGAGACGGAAACCCGCACGCACACGCTGACCCGAGTCAATTTGGAGAGCCCAGGGCCAGAGCGCGTGTGGCGCGCTTCCTGGGGAGAGTTCCAGGCGCGCGTTCCAGAGCGCGCGCCCCTGCGGCCCCCGGCCCCCTCACAATTCCAGGCGCGTATGCCCGAGAGCGGGCCCATTCCCGAAACCCACCAGTTCGGGGATGGAGTGACTCCCTCCAAAACACACGTAGGTGAGGCATTGGCACCCCTGTCCAAGGCGTACCAAGGCCTGGGCGCCCCGTTCCTCAAGGTGCGCCAGCCTGAAAGCTCTCTCCTGGGAGGCTCCGAGGCGGGGGAGCGCCTTCTACAGCAAGGTCTTGCTCAGGTAGAGGCCGGGAGGAGGCAGGCGGAGGCTACGCGACAGGCCGCTGCGCAGGAAGAGCGTCTGGCAGACCTCGCCTCCGACCTGCTGCTCCAGTATTTGCTGCAGGGCGGGGCCCGGCAGCGCGGCCTGGGGGGTCGGGGGCTGCAGGAGGCCGCAGAGGAACGAGAGAAccaaagggaggaggaggaggcggagcaagagaGACGCGGCggggaggagagggtgggggaagaggatgAGGAGGCGGCGGAGGCGGAGGCAGAGGCGGAGGAGGCGGAGAGGGCCAGGCAGAACGCGCTACTGTTCGCGGAGGAGGAGGACGGAGAAGCCGGAGCGGAGGACAAGCGCTCCCAGGAGGAGACGCCCGGCCACAGGCGGAAAGAGGCTGAGGGGGCAGAGGAGGGCGGGGAGGAGGACGACGACGACGAGGAGATGGACCCGCAGACGATCGATAGCCTCATCGAGCTGTCCACCAAACTCCACCTGCCAGCTGACGACGTGGTCAGCATCATcgaggaggtggaggagaagcGGAAgcggaagaagaatgccccaccCGAGCCTGTGCCGGCCCCCCGGgctgcccctgcccccacccacgTCCGCTCCCCGCAGCCCCCGCCCCCGGTCCCCGCTCCCGCTCGAGACGAGCTGCCGGACTGGAATGAGGTGCTCCCGCCCTGGGATCGGGAGGAGGACGAGGTGTTTTCCCCAGGGCCCTACCACCCTTTTCCTAACTACATCCGGCCGCGAACACTGCAGCAGCCAGCGGCCTCGCGCCACCGTCACTATCACCACGCCTTGCCACCTTCCCGCCACTATCCAGGCCGGGAGGCCCAGGCGCGGCGCGCgcaggaggaggcagaggcggAGGAGCGCCGGCTGCAAGAGCAGGAAGAGATGGAGAATTACATCGAACACGTGCTGCTCCGGCGCCCGTGa
- the AP1S1 gene encoding AP-1 complex subunit sigma-1A translates to MMRFMLLFSRQGKLRLQKWYLATSDKERKKMVRELMQVVLARKPKMCSFLEWRDLKVVYKRYASLYFCCAIEGQDNELITLELIHRYVELLDKYFGSVCELDIIFNFEKAYFILDEFLMGGDVQDTSKKSVLKAIEQADLLQEEDESPRSVLEEMGLA, encoded by the exons ATG ATGCGATTCATGCTGCTATTCAGCCGGCAGGGAAAACTGCGGCTGCAAAAATGGTACCTGGCTACTTCAgacaaggagagaaagaagatggTTCGGGAACTTATGCAGGTTGTTCTGGCTCGCAAGCCCAAGATGTGCAGCTTCCTGGAGTGGAGGGACCTCAAAGTTGTCTATAAGAG ATATGCCAGCCTCTACTTCTGCTGCGCCATCGAGGGCCAGGACAATGAGCTCATCACACTTGAGCTGATCCACCGATATGTGGAGCTCCTGGACAAATACTTTGGCAGC GTATGTGAACTGGACATCATCTTCAACTTTGAGAAGGCCTACTTCATCTTGGATGAGTTTTTGATGGGGGGCGATGTCCAGGACACCTCCAAGAAGAGTGTGCTGAAGGCCATCGAGCAGGCAGACCTGCTGCAGGAG GAGGATGAGTCGCCACGCAGTGTGCTGGAGGAGATGGGTCTGGCATAG